In the genome of Erinaceus europaeus chromosome 8, mEriEur2.1, whole genome shotgun sequence, one region contains:
- the LOC103126569 gene encoding peptidyl-prolyl cis-trans isomerase A-like yields MSLRILHYAVSFRDRPIAIVNPTVLFFDIAVDREALGRVSFELFADKVPKTAENFHALSTGEKGLGYKGFCFHRVIAGFMCQGGDFTRHNGTGGKSIYGEKFEDENFILKHRGPDILSMANAGPNTNDSQFFISTVKTEWLDSKHVVFGRVKEGMNVVQAMEGFGSKNGKTSKKITIADCGQI; encoded by the exons ATGTCTTTGAGGATTTTGCACTATGCAGTTTCATTTAGAGAT CGTCCTATAGCCATAGTCAACCCCACCGTGTTGTTCTTCGACATTGCCGTCGACCGCGAGGCCCTGGGCCGCGTCTCCTTCGAGCTGTTCGCAGACAAAGTTCCGAAGACCGCAGAAAACTTTCACGCTCTGAGCACTGGAGAGAAAGGGCTTGGTTATAAAGGTTTCTGCTTTCACAGAGTTATCGCTGGATTTATGTGCCAGGGTGGTGACTTCACACGCCATAATGGCACTGGAGGCAAGTCTATCTATGGGGAGAAATTTGAAGATGAGAATTTCATCCTGAAGCATAGAGGCCCAGACATCTTGTCAATGGCAAATGCTGGACCCAACACAAATGATTCCCAGTTCTTCATCTCCACTGTTAAGACCGAATGGTTGGATAGCAAGCATGTGGTCTTCGGCAGAGTGAAGGAGGGCATGAATGTTGTGCAGGCCATGGAGGGTTTTGGCTCCAAGAATGGCAAGACCAGCAAGAAGATCACCATTGCTGACTGTGGACAAATCTAA